The proteins below come from a single Afipia felis ATCC 53690 genomic window:
- a CDS encoding GntR family transcriptional regulator, translating into MATGADKLKGKEKKSPVKRERGHVHEQVLQYMRRGLMVGAFLPGQVMSLRKVAASLGTSPMPVREVMSRLVAANALEETESGSVKVPRLSIEKLSDLFAVRELLEGSAAELAVKNANAALISELSAVNKALIQAINKRNILDCLSLNQKFHFDLYAASKSEVLLPLIESLWLQCGPTMYMSLLVPSMPWDASAHRVILQELKASNAGGVKRAIITDIRNTKQALITVKSTHGAELLFANNPLFEFSN; encoded by the coding sequence ATGGCAACAGGTGCTGATAAATTGAAGGGCAAAGAGAAGAAGAGCCCAGTCAAGCGTGAGCGCGGCCACGTGCATGAGCAGGTTCTCCAGTACATGCGCCGTGGATTGATGGTTGGCGCCTTCTTGCCGGGACAGGTGATGAGCCTTCGGAAGGTGGCCGCCAGTCTTGGGACCAGCCCGATGCCTGTGCGTGAGGTGATGAGCCGGCTGGTAGCTGCAAATGCACTCGAAGAAACAGAGAGCGGCTCCGTCAAAGTGCCGCGGCTCAGCATCGAGAAGCTGTCAGATCTGTTTGCCGTCCGCGAACTGTTGGAAGGCTCGGCGGCGGAGTTGGCGGTGAAGAATGCCAATGCAGCGCTGATCTCCGAATTGTCTGCAGTCAACAAAGCGCTGATTCAGGCGATCAACAAACGAAACATTCTCGATTGCTTGTCCTTGAATCAAAAATTTCATTTCGATCTTTATGCTGCATCGAAGTCGGAGGTTTTGCTCCCTCTGATCGAATCGCTTTGGCTCCAGTGTGGCCCCACAATGTACATGTCGCTGTTGGTTCCCTCCATGCCATGGGACGCTTCGGCGCATCGCGTCATTCTGCAGGAGCTAAAGGCGTCGAACGCCGGTGGCGTTAAACGGGCTATCATCACGGATATCAGAAACACCAAGCAGGCGCTGATCACCGTGAAAAGCACCCATGGCGCGGAATTGCTCTTCGCAAATAATCCGCTGTTCGAATTTTCAAACTAA
- a CDS encoding FAD binding domain-containing protein: MKLPVVGYQQAESVEDAVRLLVESEGDGKILAGGQSLIPMMAYRLLTPSILIDIGRIGELKSIEVSSSELKIGALVRWCDILESHDVASTHPLLREAISHVAHYQIRNRGTIGGSLAHCDPAAECPATVLALDGVIDIAGPDGQRSMPAHGFFQGLLSTDLGADEIITGVRLPLWTSSRRWAFKEFSRRQGDFALAGVCLHFEIDDGKFSSSRVVGFGVGDSAMTLPQTEAALNGLRIDDDLGSVLALAAEEIDPPHDPHAPPEYRRAVFSTLLGRAIKQTLSRAE; encoded by the coding sequence TTGAAACTGCCCGTCGTCGGCTATCAGCAGGCAGAAAGCGTCGAAGACGCCGTGAGGCTGCTTGTCGAAAGCGAAGGAGACGGCAAGATCCTCGCCGGTGGCCAAAGTCTCATTCCGATGATGGCCTATCGATTGCTGACGCCCTCCATCTTGATCGATATTGGGCGCATAGGAGAACTGAAGTCGATTGAGGTCAGTTCCTCGGAGTTGAAGATTGGCGCGCTGGTCCGCTGGTGTGATATTCTTGAAAGCCATGACGTCGCGTCTACCCATCCGCTTCTGCGCGAAGCGATTTCCCATGTTGCGCACTATCAAATCCGCAATCGTGGCACGATCGGAGGAAGCCTCGCGCATTGCGATCCCGCCGCAGAATGCCCCGCAACCGTGCTGGCATTGGATGGGGTAATCGATATCGCCGGGCCTGACGGGCAGAGGTCGATGCCGGCCCACGGGTTCTTTCAAGGCCTGCTTTCCACCGATCTCGGTGCGGATGAGATCATCACCGGAGTTCGTTTGCCGCTTTGGACATCCAGCCGACGGTGGGCTTTCAAGGAATTCTCACGCAGGCAGGGCGACTTCGCGCTCGCCGGCGTCTGTCTTCATTTTGAGATTGATGACGGAAAGTTCTCGTCGTCACGTGTTGTGGGCTTCGGAGTGGGGGATTCGGCAATGACGTTGCCGCAGACCGAGGCTGCGCTGAACGGCCTGCGGATCGATGATGATCTCGGGTCGGTGCTGGCCTTGGCTGCCGAGGAAATCGATCCGCCGCACGATCCTCATGCACCGCCGGAATATCGAAGGGCTGTTTTCTCCACGCTTCTGGGCCGGGCCATCAAGCAGACGCTTTCCCGCGCGGAGTAA
- a CDS encoding (2Fe-2S)-binding protein, protein MSKVDVTLTVNGVQYTAQVEPRRTLADFLRHDLGLTGTHIGCEHGVCGACTVNVNGDAVRSCLMLAVQAQGWEVRTVEGLAKDDVLSPLQSAFRESHGLQCGFCTPGILMTADALLASEPAASDERIVEVLSGHICRCTGYFPIVEAIVAARDALAAAAKAKSR, encoded by the coding sequence GTGAGCAAGGTGGACGTAACCCTTACCGTGAACGGCGTTCAGTATACGGCTCAGGTTGAGCCGCGCCGCACGCTTGCGGATTTTTTGCGTCATGACCTTGGCCTCACGGGGACTCACATCGGCTGCGAACATGGCGTTTGTGGTGCCTGTACTGTCAACGTCAATGGCGATGCCGTCCGTTCCTGCCTGATGCTTGCTGTGCAAGCGCAGGGCTGGGAGGTGCGGACGGTTGAAGGATTGGCGAAAGATGACGTGCTCTCGCCCTTGCAGTCGGCTTTCCGCGAAAGTCACGGCCTGCAATGTGGCTTCTGTACGCCTGGAATTCTCATGACGGCAGACGCTCTGCTTGCGAGCGAGCCGGCTGCATCCGACGAACGTATCGTCGAAGTTCTCTCGGGGCATATCTGCCGGTGTACGGGCTACTTCCCGATTGTTGAGGCCATCGTGGCCGCACGGGATGCGCTTGCCGCCGCAGCGAAGGCTAAGTCCAGATGA
- a CDS encoding RidA family protein — MSSAEDNLAKLGIVLPNVVAPSANYVPARRVGNQIYISGQVPSEGGKDKYTGKVGSTYSVEEAQVAARLCAINILSQLKHALGGDLGKVVGVVRLGGFVNAEPEFGDHPKVLNGASDLMVSVFGEAGKHARAAVGCYSLPRNVPVEVDAIFEVA, encoded by the coding sequence ATGTCGAGCGCTGAAGACAATCTCGCAAAGTTGGGAATTGTTCTCCCCAATGTCGTGGCACCTTCAGCCAATTATGTTCCGGCGCGCCGGGTCGGAAACCAGATCTACATTTCAGGGCAGGTTCCAAGCGAGGGCGGGAAAGACAAGTATACGGGCAAGGTCGGCTCGACCTATTCGGTCGAGGAGGCCCAGGTCGCAGCCAGGCTTTGTGCGATAAACATTCTGTCGCAGCTCAAGCATGCGCTTGGCGGCGACCTCGGGAAAGTTGTCGGTGTTGTGCGCCTGGGTGGATTCGTGAATGCCGAACCGGAGTTTGGTGATCACCCGAAGGTGTTGAATGGTGCGTCCGACCTCATGGTGTCCGTATTTGGGGAAGCTGGAAAGCACGCACGCGCAGCGGTGGGTTGTTATTCGCTTCCGCGAAATGTGCCTGTTGAAGTCGACGCGATCTTCGAGGTTGCCTAA
- a CDS encoding ABC transporter permease, with amino-acid sequence MTRIRKGGFGGWLEKYAALLFAGFLLLLWQVLVPLAGISEFVLPTPVSIALRFYRDFQLLSSNAVVTSAEVLAGFCLAVLVAIPLALAIFYSRTFERAVYPILVALQTVPKVSLAPLLVLYLGYGWAPKIWLAFLISLFPIVISTVVGLNALDKNLVSLVRSMGANEWQTFCKVRLPAALPSIFAGFKMAVSLAVIGSIIGEYVAAERGLGYLQLQANAQFDTTLNFATVVAISGLGVIFYYIVDFIEGRVVYKRDSTV; translated from the coding sequence ATGACGCGCATCAGGAAAGGCGGATTTGGCGGGTGGCTGGAAAAGTACGCAGCCTTGCTCTTCGCAGGTTTCCTGCTGTTGCTGTGGCAGGTGCTGGTTCCTCTGGCGGGAATATCGGAATTCGTTCTTCCGACACCTGTTTCCATCGCGTTGAGATTTTACCGCGATTTCCAATTGCTGAGTTCGAATGCCGTCGTCACTTCTGCTGAAGTGCTCGCAGGCTTTTGTCTGGCAGTTCTGGTCGCGATCCCGCTGGCGTTGGCCATCTTTTATTCGCGGACTTTCGAGCGGGCGGTTTACCCTATTCTGGTTGCACTCCAGACAGTGCCGAAGGTCTCGCTCGCGCCACTGCTTGTCCTTTATCTGGGTTATGGTTGGGCGCCCAAGATTTGGCTGGCCTTTCTGATCTCACTTTTTCCGATCGTGATCTCGACGGTTGTGGGCCTCAATGCGCTGGACAAGAACCTAGTCAGCCTTGTGAGGTCGATGGGCGCGAATGAGTGGCAGACTTTCTGCAAGGTGAGATTACCGGCCGCTCTGCCGAGCATTTTTGCTGGCTTTAAGATGGCCGTGTCGTTGGCTGTCATTGGTTCGATTATCGGTGAATATGTCGCGGCAGAGCGGGGCCTCGGTTATCTGCAGCTTCAGGCCAACGCGCAGTTCGACACGACATTGAATTTTGCCACCGTTGTCGCGATCTCCGGCCTCGGCGTGATCTTCTACTACATTGTCGATTTCATAGAGGGTCGCGTCGTCTACAAGCGCGATTCGACTGTTTGA
- a CDS encoding xanthine dehydrogenase family protein molybdopterin-binding subunit, giving the protein MSGFPNNYVGRSILRVEDERLLQGKGCFVDDMHLPDCLYAVIVRSQIAHGYLRHIDSSAALALDGVVSVITANDIPKPIGVIPIRIAPIEGGDTFRQPVIAHDKVRYVGEPVAVVLASTQAIAEDAAELVFVEIEEIEPVPSVEVAGSDQSARLFEVANTNTAAKYSASRGDTDAAFGSADCVLRETFAIQRHTAMPMEMRGLLAKWDVLTDHLTVWGAAKVPFFNRNVLANLLGLPKTGIDLIELDVGGGFGVRGEFYPEDFLIPFAARLVGRPVKWQEDRREHMMATNHSRETYCDVEIACRKNGEILGIRGSVTADIGAYMGTTGGILASRTAQFLAGPYRVRNVSFEVSAVVTNKTPAGSYRGPGRFESTFFRERLFDMVAKRLNIDPLAFRQTNLIRSDELPFDIGQLVPYEGPASYDHGDYLKLLNDCAQAIGWKDKDAIRGKENDGRYHGLGISCFVDSSGAGPKENARIRIEPNGNVTVFIGSCALGQGIETALAQICADELRIPMERIKVLHGSTTLLDEGFGSFHSRSIIMGGNAIADAAGHLIAKIKSIAAEAWSVAPDHVAYEDGFIRDGDRMLSLAEIVRLAGNSVESEGTFGTKNKPFGYGTHAAHVAVDIATGHVEVLDYVAMEDVGRMVNPMIVHGQKIGAIVQGLGGVFLEQLVYDDRAQLMTGSLADYLMPTATDFRHVRAFALDLTRTTRNPLGFKGAGEDAIAPVAGVIGNAIADALRDFDVEPKDLPITPPKLWALINSRGDESKTRSASL; this is encoded by the coding sequence ATGAGCGGGTTTCCGAACAACTATGTCGGGCGCTCCATTTTGCGGGTCGAGGATGAGCGGCTGCTGCAGGGGAAAGGATGCTTTGTCGATGACATGCATCTTCCCGATTGCCTGTATGCCGTTATCGTCAGAAGCCAGATTGCGCACGGATATCTTCGCCATATCGATTCCAGCGCAGCGCTTGCGTTGGATGGCGTCGTGTCCGTCATCACGGCGAATGACATTCCCAAACCGATCGGTGTTATCCCGATCAGAATTGCCCCGATCGAAGGCGGTGATACTTTCCGCCAGCCGGTGATTGCGCACGATAAAGTTCGTTATGTCGGCGAACCTGTGGCGGTGGTTCTGGCGTCCACCCAAGCCATCGCCGAGGATGCCGCGGAGTTGGTCTTTGTCGAGATCGAGGAGATCGAGCCGGTCCCGTCAGTAGAAGTCGCGGGCAGTGATCAGAGCGCGAGGCTCTTCGAAGTCGCCAATACGAACACTGCTGCGAAATATAGCGCGTCCCGAGGGGATACCGACGCGGCGTTTGGCTCCGCTGATTGCGTATTGAGAGAAACATTCGCAATCCAGCGCCATACGGCCATGCCGATGGAAATGCGGGGGTTGCTGGCGAAGTGGGATGTACTGACCGACCATTTGACGGTGTGGGGGGCGGCAAAAGTGCCGTTCTTCAATCGGAATGTGCTCGCCAATCTTCTCGGTCTCCCGAAAACCGGAATTGATCTGATCGAGCTGGATGTCGGTGGCGGTTTCGGTGTCCGTGGCGAGTTCTATCCTGAGGATTTTCTGATTCCGTTTGCTGCTCGGTTGGTTGGCCGCCCCGTGAAGTGGCAGGAAGACCGCCGCGAGCACATGATGGCGACCAATCATTCGCGGGAAACTTACTGCGATGTCGAAATCGCATGTCGGAAAAATGGCGAGATTCTCGGGATTCGTGGAAGCGTTACTGCGGATATCGGCGCCTATATGGGGACGACAGGCGGAATTCTCGCCTCCAGAACGGCTCAGTTTTTGGCCGGTCCCTATCGCGTGCGGAATGTTTCCTTCGAGGTCTCGGCTGTCGTCACCAACAAAACGCCGGCGGGCAGCTATCGCGGGCCGGGCCGGTTTGAATCGACGTTCTTCCGCGAGCGGCTGTTTGACATGGTTGCGAAGCGCCTGAACATCGACCCATTGGCGTTTCGTCAGACCAACCTGATCCGTTCTGACGAGCTTCCATTCGATATTGGTCAGCTTGTTCCTTACGAAGGACCGGCATCCTACGATCATGGCGACTATCTCAAATTGCTGAACGATTGTGCTCAGGCAATTGGTTGGAAAGACAAGGATGCGATCCGCGGCAAGGAAAACGACGGTCGCTATCATGGTCTTGGTATCTCCTGTTTTGTCGACAGCAGCGGTGCCGGCCCGAAGGAAAATGCGAGGATTCGCATTGAGCCGAACGGAAATGTGACGGTTTTCATCGGCTCCTGCGCGTTGGGCCAGGGTATCGAGACGGCGCTCGCTCAGATTTGTGCGGACGAACTGCGCATTCCGATGGAGCGGATCAAGGTCCTGCACGGGTCAACGACACTGCTGGATGAAGGATTCGGCTCCTTTCATTCGCGCTCCATCATCATGGGTGGTAACGCCATCGCCGATGCGGCAGGCCATTTGATCGCAAAGATCAAATCCATTGCTGCCGAAGCCTGGTCTGTCGCGCCGGATCATGTTGCTTATGAAGACGGCTTCATTCGCGATGGCGACAGAATGCTGTCGCTTGCCGAGATCGTTCGTCTTGCCGGTAATAGCGTTGAATCCGAGGGAACTTTCGGCACGAAAAACAAGCCATTTGGCTACGGAACGCATGCGGCTCACGTTGCCGTGGATATCGCTACGGGCCATGTCGAAGTCCTCGACTACGTGGCCATGGAAGATGTTGGCCGCATGGTCAATCCGATGATCGTTCATGGCCAGAAGATCGGTGCGATCGTCCAGGGACTAGGCGGCGTATTTCTGGAGCAGCTTGTCTACGACGATCGCGCGCAACTCATGACCGGTTCACTTGCCGACTATCTGATGCCGACGGCAACGGATTTCCGGCACGTCCGGGCGTTTGCCCTCGATCTCACGAGAACGACGCGCAATCCGCTCGGCTTCAAGGGAGCAGGAGAGGATGCGATCGCACCGGTCGCAGGTGTTATCGGCAATGCTATTGCCGACGCCTTGAGAGATTTTGACGTCGAGCCGAAAGACCTGCCGATTACCCCGCCGAAACTATGGGCTCTGATCAACTCGCGCGGGGATGAAAGCAAAACTCGGTCGGCATCGTTGTAA
- a CDS encoding ABC transporter ATP-binding protein has protein sequence MLNPSQTGAVVEVTQLSKSYQTRQNEDVCALTKVDIRLDPGNFVAVVGPSGCGKSTLLSLLAGLIDPTSGQILIDGDPIDRPHPKVGVVFQSDLLLYWRTILENVLLPIEIKKLDVEAHKARALALLEQVGLGQFANKYPSELSGGMRQRAAICRALIQEPGLLLMDEPFGALDALTREQMIMDLQSMWLRVNNTVLFITHGIEEAVFLADRVLVMSPRPGKIDLDLKVELPRPRNWRTSHESMEFQAYVKQIRDEFEAKGVLVAH, from the coding sequence ATGTTGAATCCGAGCCAAACCGGCGCTGTGGTTGAAGTCACTCAGCTCTCCAAATCCTACCAGACGCGGCAGAACGAGGATGTCTGCGCGCTGACGAAGGTGGATATCAGGCTCGATCCGGGAAACTTCGTCGCGGTGGTTGGACCGAGCGGATGCGGCAAGAGCACGCTTTTGTCGCTGCTGGCGGGGCTGATCGATCCTACGTCCGGTCAGATTCTGATCGACGGTGATCCGATCGACAGGCCGCACCCCAAAGTCGGCGTCGTTTTCCAGTCGGACCTGTTGCTCTACTGGCGGACGATCCTTGAAAACGTGCTGCTTCCGATCGAAATCAAGAAGCTCGATGTCGAGGCCCATAAAGCTCGCGCGCTTGCGCTACTCGAACAGGTTGGCCTTGGCCAGTTTGCGAACAAGTACCCTTCTGAGCTCTCGGGCGGTATGAGACAGAGAGCCGCCATTTGCCGCGCCCTGATTCAGGAGCCGGGGCTATTGCTGATGGACGAGCCGTTTGGTGCGCTCGATGCGCTGACTCGCGAGCAGATGATCATGGATCTGCAGAGTATGTGGCTCCGGGTGAACAACACCGTGCTCTTCATTACGCATGGCATTGAGGAGGCCGTATTCCTGGCCGACCGGGTGCTGGTCATGTCGCCGCGTCCGGGCAAGATCGATCTGGACTTGAAGGTTGAGCTGCCGCGCCCGCGAAACTGGCGAACATCCCATGAGAGCATGGAATTTCAGGCTTACGTCAAACAAATACGAGATGAGTTCGAGGCCAAGGGTGTGTTGGTCGCCCACTAG
- a CDS encoding dipicolinate synthase subunit DpsA yields MSWKDLVIAVVAGDNREQEIARCAVRAGAKVRCFGFPWPEAGIEGAYHAADAADALKGADVALFPIPGITPEGALFAPKLGSKIIPTREMMAGMRRPGHIILGWADSNLKAICEELKITIHEYEWDVDLMLLRGPAIVEGVLKAIIENTDITIHRSRICLVGHGTIGALLARTLVSLGAYVTVAARNPVQRAAAQAAGANSVTLEELERVLPETDILVGSVPKQIVKEKELQALPKHALVVDVAAPPGSIDQASAKALGLKTIWARGMGSRAPVTVGRSQWIGVSRRIEDILKARSGGS; encoded by the coding sequence ATGAGCTGGAAAGATTTGGTCATCGCCGTTGTTGCAGGCGACAATCGCGAACAGGAAATTGCACGATGCGCAGTTCGGGCAGGCGCGAAGGTTCGTTGTTTCGGATTTCCATGGCCTGAAGCCGGGATTGAGGGCGCTTATCATGCGGCCGATGCCGCCGACGCGTTGAAGGGAGCCGACGTTGCGCTCTTCCCGATACCGGGGATTACACCTGAAGGAGCGCTGTTTGCTCCGAAGCTCGGCAGCAAGATCATCCCAACCCGGGAGATGATGGCAGGGATGCGCCGGCCGGGGCATATCATCCTCGGCTGGGCGGACTCGAATCTTAAAGCCATTTGCGAGGAGCTTAAGATCACCATTCATGAGTATGAATGGGACGTCGATCTGATGCTCCTGAGAGGGCCGGCGATTGTTGAGGGGGTCCTGAAGGCGATCATCGAGAATACCGACATCACGATCCATCGCTCTCGCATATGTCTGGTTGGTCACGGGACCATTGGCGCCCTTCTGGCGCGGACGCTCGTAAGTCTCGGGGCATATGTGACGGTTGCTGCGCGCAATCCGGTTCAGCGGGCTGCTGCCCAGGCCGCTGGCGCGAATTCTGTTACCTTGGAGGAGCTGGAAAGGGTGCTTCCAGAGACAGATATTCTTGTTGGAAGCGTGCCAAAGCAGATTGTGAAGGAGAAAGAACTTCAAGCGCTGCCGAAGCACGCCTTGGTGGTCGATGTTGCGGCCCCGCCCGGTTCGATTGACCAGGCGAGCGCGAAAGCTCTTGGTTTGAAGACGATCTGGGCGCGGGGTATGGGTTCGCGTGCGCCGGTTACGGTCGGGAGAAGCCAGTGGATCGGTGTTTCCCGGAGAATTGAGGATATTCTGAAAGCCCGATCGGGTGGCTCCTGA
- a CDS encoding 2-hydroxymuconate tautomerase — protein MPFVIVEMWEGRSVEQKRKLVKAITKAMVEEAACKPDHLHVVIHETPKDSWGRAGVLGIDMNESK, from the coding sequence ATGCCTTTCGTTATTGTCGAAATGTGGGAGGGGCGCTCAGTGGAGCAGAAGCGAAAACTTGTCAAAGCGATCACGAAGGCCATGGTCGAAGAGGCCGCTTGCAAGCCTGACCATCTTCATGTTGTGATTCACGAGACTCCAAAGGACAGCTGGGGACGGGCAGGGGTATTGGGCATCGACATGAACGAGTCGAAATAG
- a CDS encoding D-amino acid dehydrogenase: MKIAIIGSGITGVTTADALLTRGHSVTVIDRQPYAAMETSYANGGQLSASNAEVWNSWETVAKGMKWMFKQNAPLLMNLRPSWHKYSWLGEFVAAIPKYRDNTAATVRLALEARVHLFDIAEREKIDFNLEKRGILHFYHDAAGFSRAEQVNKILNESGLERRAVTNEEIQHIEPTLKRDFHGGFYTPSDATGDIHKFTSGLAHSCQRRGATFINQAAVTDLQSRAGKVTAILAVQPDSEIGRVENLEFDRVIVCAGVGSRQIARMAGDRVNVYPVKGYSITVCLDDAQSQESAPQVSLLDDAAKIVTSRLGADRFRVAGTAEFNGFNLDIRSDRVKPLVDWSRRLFPGMSTRRVIPWAGLRPMLPDMMPTVRKSRTPGIFYNTGHGHLGWTLSAATAQMASTLVEESARGNSC, translated from the coding sequence ATGAAAATTGCAATTATTGGCTCGGGAATTACAGGCGTCACGACTGCTGACGCATTGTTGACGCGTGGGCATTCTGTGACGGTGATCGACCGACAGCCTTACGCAGCGATGGAAACGTCTTACGCAAACGGCGGGCAATTATCCGCAAGTAATGCTGAGGTCTGGAATAGCTGGGAGACAGTCGCCAAGGGCATGAAATGGATGTTCAAGCAGAACGCCCCGCTTCTCATGAATTTGCGGCCATCCTGGCACAAATATTCCTGGCTTGGTGAGTTCGTTGCCGCGATCCCTAAGTATCGTGACAATACAGCGGCGACGGTTCGGCTCGCGCTCGAGGCCCGGGTGCATTTATTCGATATCGCTGAGCGGGAGAAGATAGACTTCAATCTTGAGAAGCGCGGGATTCTCCATTTCTATCATGACGCAGCCGGCTTCAGCCGTGCGGAACAGGTGAACAAGATTCTGAACGAGAGTGGGCTCGAACGCCGGGCAGTTACGAATGAAGAGATCCAGCACATCGAGCCGACGTTAAAGAGGGATTTCCACGGCGGTTTCTATACGCCGTCCGATGCGACCGGGGACATTCACAAATTTACGTCGGGGCTCGCGCATTCCTGCCAGCGCCGGGGCGCAACCTTTATCAATCAGGCTGCGGTGACCGATTTGCAGAGTCGCGCCGGCAAGGTGACGGCCATTCTTGCGGTTCAGCCCGATTCCGAAATAGGCCGAGTTGAAAATCTGGAGTTTGACCGCGTCATCGTCTGCGCTGGCGTGGGGAGTCGCCAAATCGCCCGCATGGCTGGTGATCGTGTGAATGTTTACCCGGTGAAAGGTTATTCGATCACGGTCTGTCTGGATGATGCGCAGAGCCAGGAATCCGCACCACAGGTCAGCCTGCTCGACGATGCGGCGAAGATCGTGACCAGTCGACTTGGTGCCGATCGCTTCCGCGTTGCCGGCACGGCGGAGTTTAATGGCTTCAATCTCGATATTCGGTCGGATCGGGTGAAGCCGCTGGTTGACTGGTCTCGCCGTTTGTTTCCCGGAATGAGCACGCGCCGGGTCATACCGTGGGCTGGATTGCGCCCCATGCTGCCCGATATGATGCCGACTGTCCGGAAAAGCCGCACGCCTGGCATTTTTTATAATACCGGGCACGGGCATCTAGGCTGGACTCTGTCGGCCGCAACCGCACAAATGGCGTCAACACTTGTCGAAGAATCGGCACGGGGTAATAGCTGCTGA
- a CDS encoding VOC family protein gives METNSDKPRVLSYGHALFMVEDLEKSVKFYTEKLGFVVRPAKPLADGRTFAAFEQGIALVAGRKPDHRQIDHVAFEVNDVRAMRDRLKKDGVPFFTDLHDGPYGLTIYIADLDGLKVELYQPGLKAEAASI, from the coding sequence ATGGAGACGAATTCAGACAAGCCGCGCGTGCTGAGTTATGGGCACGCTCTCTTCATGGTCGAGGATCTCGAGAAGTCCGTGAAATTCTACACCGAGAAACTCGGATTTGTGGTCCGCCCAGCCAAGCCGCTGGCGGACGGGCGGACCTTTGCGGCATTCGAACAGGGTATTGCCCTAGTTGCTGGTCGCAAGCCTGATCACCGGCAAATTGATCATGTTGCCTTCGAGGTGAATGATGTCAGGGCCATGCGCGATCGCCTCAAGAAAGACGGTGTGCCGTTCTTCACTGATCTGCATGATGGTCCGTACGGGCTGACGATTTACATCGCCGATCTCGATGGTCTGAAGGTTGAGCTGTATCAGCCGGGACTGAAGGCGGAAGCCGCTTCGATCTGA
- a CDS encoding SRPBCC family protein, which produces MNLGGEEIICASRETVWSALNDPSVLAQCIPGCTELLKVSDNEMSAKSTLKIGPIKASFSGKVTLSDISPLIGYTITGEGQGGAAGFAKGNAKVSLSDHPDGTHLAYEAKADVGGKLAQLGGRLIDATAKKLAGEFFAKFASVVTENSAV; this is translated from the coding sequence ATGAATCTGGGCGGAGAAGAGATCATCTGCGCGTCGCGCGAAACGGTCTGGAGCGCATTGAACGATCCATCCGTTCTGGCCCAATGCATTCCGGGTTGTACTGAACTTCTAAAAGTGTCCGACAATGAGATGTCGGCCAAGTCGACGCTCAAGATCGGTCCGATCAAAGCATCGTTCAGCGGCAAGGTGACGCTCAGCGATATCAGTCCGCTGATTGGCTATACGATAACGGGTGAGGGACAGGGCGGAGCGGCTGGCTTTGCGAAGGGGAATGCAAAAGTTTCACTGTCCGATCATCCGGATGGAACGCATCTCGCATATGAGGCCAAGGCAGATGTCGGCGGGAAGCTTGCTCAGCTCGGCGGCCGCCTGATCGATGCCACGGCAAAGAAATTGGCCGGAGAATTTTTTGCGAAGTTCGCTTCGGTGGTCACCGAGAACTCCGCGGTTTAG